One genomic region from Rhinoraja longicauda isolate Sanriku21f chromosome 8, sRhiLon1.1, whole genome shotgun sequence encodes:
- the LOC144596349 gene encoding gamma-crystallin M2-like, with amino-acid sequence MGKIVFYEDKNFQGQCYECNTDCPDLHAFFSRCNSIRVESGSWVLYEKTNYVGYQYILTRGEYPDYQHWNGYSDSIKSCRFIRQTPGGLYKIRIYERPEFGGQMMEFTEDCTSIHDRFPYREVQSSQVLDGSWVFYEHPNFRGRQYLLERGEYRRYSDWGASFPTVGSCRRVTEL; translated from the exons ATGGGAAAG ATAGTCTTTTACGAGGACAAGAACTTCCAGGGCCAGTGTTATGAGTGCAACACTGACTGTCCTGATCTGCATGCCTTCTTCAGCCGATGCAACTCCATCCGTGTGGAGAGTGGAAGCTGGGTGCTCTACGAGAAAACAAATTATGTTGGGTACCAATACATTCTGACAAGGGGGGAGTACCCAGACTACCAACACTGGAATGGATACAGTGACAGCATCAAATCATGCCGTTTCATTCGCCAG ACTCCTGGTGGTTTATACAAAATTAGAATCTACGAAAGGCCAGAATTTGGTGGACAGATGATGGAATTCACTGAAGATTGCACCTCTATCCACGATCGCTTCCCATACCGTGAAGTCCAATCGAGCCAAGTGCTGGATGGCTCCTGGGTTTTCTACGAGCACCCGAACTTCCGAGGGAGGCAGTACCTGCTGGAACGTGGGGAGTACCGACGCTACTCTGACTGGGGGGCAAGTTTCCCCACAGTGGGATCGTGCCGTCGTGTTACCGAGCTGTAG